From the genome of Chlorocebus sabaeus isolate Y175 chromosome 2, mChlSab1.0.hap1, whole genome shotgun sequence, one region includes:
- the LOC119618583 gene encoding putative uncharacterized protein encoded by LINC00158: MFSLFIKNRYLHLLHALSFLTDVSRIQSHFGTLPRIKDEHRSHQESKYQFGDCVQIIFGSDQDWRQAHQSFLLKTGPCKKRRLLK, from the exons ATGTTTTCTCTGTTTATTAAGAACAGATATCTTCATCTCCTTCATGCATTATCCTTTCTAACAGATGTCAGTAGGATCCAGAGCCATTTTGGAACTTTACCAAGGATTAAGGATGAGCACAGATCACATCAAGAGTCT AAATATCAATTTGGAGACTGTGTGCAGATCATATTTGGAAGTGACCAAGACTGGAGGCAGGCACACCAgagttttctgttaaaaactggtcCATGCAAGAAAAGACGACTCCTGAAATAA